The following are encoded together in the Brassica napus cultivar Da-Ae chromosome A9, Da-Ae, whole genome shotgun sequence genome:
- the LOC125578009 gene encoding piezo-type mechanosensitive ion channel homolog isoform X1, giving the protein MASFLLGFFLPSLLLAASLINWSLISFFDLIAFLLLHYIAPEIGYRFQRRHWLLWPIFIFSFAVLVAQALYLVLWATVGQHWDTSDSAWMSVIGFIILKSWRNPTVLYFLALQLLASLVALADIYSSRFGFVRWRWSRFSELFEHLGSHLRVASCLFLPAVQLALGICNPSWVSLPFFVGSCAGLVDWSLTSNVSGLFRWWRVLYIYAGFNIVLLYLYQLPINFSDMIRWIASFIGLFRLSAETEGTDICSGLFLLLFYIMLSYIRSDLEDMDFIMSPSENNLAERLLPAKYSFFIRESRAGVRHTNVLLRGAVFKTFSINFFTYGFLVSLFALSFWSFHFASLCAFGLLAYVGYIIYAFPSLFRLHRLNGLLLVFILLWAVSTYIFNVAFSFLNTKTGKDMKIWEMVGLWHYTIPGFFLLAQFGLGMLVALGNLVNNSVFLYLSEESSRSSNDRSYAEADEETKVLVVATIAWGLRKCSRAIMLALIFLIAMKPGFVHAVYVIFFLMYLLSHNINRKIRKSLILLCEVHFALLYILEIDLVSNSLKRQGSVSRDILFQLGLLRSESSWDFLEIALLACFCAIHNHGFEVLFSFSAIVRHTPSPPIGFSILKAGLNKSVLLSVYSSPSSSYSQDNTTYERHIASFLSAIGQKFLSMYRSCGTYIAFVTILISVYLVKPNYVSFGYIFLLLFWITGRQMFEETKRRLWFPLKAYAVLVFMFIYCLSSFVSFQLWLSGFIDLYFYLGYNSEAPLLDNVWESLAVLIVMQLYSYERRQNGHYIPGQSSLVHPGVFGFLERFLVWHGQKILFAALFYASLSPISVFGFVYLLGLVICTTFPKSSSVPSKSFLIYTGFLVSAEYLFQLWGMQAQMFPGQKYAELSFYLGLRVYEPGFWGIESGLRGKVLVVAACTLQYNVFRWLERTPGLTIIKGKYEEPCPLFVSAEGTTASVSSSNGENPSSIDHASISIKQGEATSNSWPFFSPRDNQAAGFLHPKTEGSESGSSKKFSFGHFWGSIKESHKWNKRRILALKKERFETQKNLLNIYLKFWIENMFNLYGLEINMIALLVASFALLNAISLVYIALLAACVLLRRRLIQKLWPVVVFLFASILAIEYVATWNNLLPLDQDPSETSVHCHDCWSIAAVYLKFCRDCWLGVRVDDPRTLISYFVVFMLACFKLRADQISSFSESSTYHQMKSQRKNSFVWRDLSFETKSMWTVLDYLRLYCYVHLLDVVLILILITGTLEYDILHLGYLAFALVFARMRLEILKKKNKIFRFLRVYNFVLIIFSLAYQSPFVGNFNDGKCETVDYIYEVIGFYKYDYGFRITARSALVEIIIFMLVSLQSYMFSSQEFDYVSRYLEAEQIGAIVREQEKKAARKTEQLQQIREAEEKKRQRNLQVEKMKSEMLNLRVQLHRMNSDSNFGFASPRTEGLRRRRSSYLIPDSGAASPEIDGVVHRKEGQPIDEDTQYPFEAHELPMSATPEAPDSPECSFGASPCEITEIQHNADVMSTEREIKEKSEGKDNALISAVQLIGDGVSQVQFIGNQAVNNLANFLNISPENSDINEQSSVDDEVYDEMESQNRIHKPFERSTSLQSDRSSDGASFQIGRILRHIWSRMQSNNDIVCYCCFIIAFLWNFSLLSMVYLAALFLYALCVHTGPTHIFWVVMLMYTEIYILLQYLYQIIIQHCGLSIDAPLLQELGFPTQRIKSSFVVSSLPLFLVYISTLIQSVITVKDGDWVPSADFASRRNARGSQKDLTRINWSLRVWDVYKKLRDGVKLVIRSMYRYWISLTRGAESPPYFVQVTMDVHMWPEDGIQPERVECRMNQLLRLVHNERCEKGNPDLCPYSSRVHVQSIERSTETPNEALVVLEVEYASPTNGCSTAEWYKSLTPASDVAKEIRKAQHSGLGEGTGFPYPILSVIGGGKRETDLYAYIFGADLMVFFLVAIFYQSVIKNKSEFIDVYQLVDQFPFDFVIILMVIFFLIVVDRVIYLCSFATGKVVYYLFSLILFTYAVTEYAWSIYPTQQHAAGLALRFIFLAKAMSLALQAIQIRYGLPHKSTLYRQFLTSEVSRINYYGYRLYRALPFLYELRCVLDWSCTATSLTMYDWLKLEDVNASLYLVKCDTVLNRATHKHGERQTKMTKCCNGICLFFILLCVIWAPMLMYSSGNPTNIANPIKDASVQIDIKTAGGKLTLYQTTLCERISGDNIDLGLDLGSQSFLPTYNKNDIQLICCQADASVLWLVPDTVVTRFIQSLDWDTDMDITFSWLLNRDRPKGKETVKYERSVDPQDLPKRSDVQMVLNGSMDGFRVHNLYPKFFRVTGSGDVRSFEDQTDEVSADILMNHADTKWWWSFHNLKASENISACEGMDGPVAIIMSEETPPQGFLGDTLSKFSIWGLYITFVLAVGRFIRLQCSDLRMRIPYENLPSCDRLIAICEDLYAARAEGELGVEEVLYWTLVKIYRSPHMLLEYTKLDYDA; this is encoded by the exons ATGGCGAGTTTTCTCCTCGGCTTCTTCTTGCCTTCCCTTCTTCTCGCAG CTTCACTTATTAACTGGAGTCTCATATCATTCTTTGATCTGATAGCTTTTCTCCTCCTTCACTATATTGCACCTGAAATTG GATACCGTTTTCAGAGGAGACATTGGCTATTATGGCCCATTTTCATCTTTTCCTTTGCCGTACTTGTTGCACAAGCTCTCTACCTTGTCCTTTGGGCTACTGTTGGTCAACACTGGGATACATCAGATTCTGCTTGGATGAGTGTTATTGGCTTTATCAT ACTAAAGTCCTGGAGAAACCCCACTGTTCTGTATTTCTTGGCTTTACAACTTTTAGCATCGCTAGTTGCTTTAGCTGACATATACAGTTCTAGATTCGGCTTCGTTCGATGGCGATGGTCTCGCTTTTCTGAACTTTTCGAGCATCTAG GAAGTCATCTTAGGGTTGCCTCCTGCTTGTTCTTACCAGCAGTTCAATTGGCACTGGGAATTTGCAATCCTTCATGGGTTTCTTTGCCATTTTTCGTTGGCAGCTGTGCTGGTCTTGTGGACTGGTCCTTGACAAGCAACGTTTCAGGACTTTTCAG GTGGTGGAGAGTTCTTTATATCTACGCAGGATTCAACATTGTCCTACTTTACCTCTATCAACTACCAATAAACTTCTCCGATATGATTCGATGGATAGCAAGCTTTATAGGTCTATTCAGACTCTCTGCGGAAACAGAAGGCACTGATATTTGTTCTGGTCTTTTCCTTTTGCTTTTTTACATCATG CTATCCTATATAAGGTCAGACCTCGAGGATATGGATTTTATCATGTCGCCGAGTGAAAATAACTTGGCAGAGCGTCTTCTTCCTGCAAAATATTCGTTTTTTATTCGAGAATCAAG GGCCGGTGTTAGGCACACCAATGTTTTACTGAGGGGAGCTGTGTTTAAGACCTTCAGTATCAATTTCTTCACATATGGTTTCCTG GTCTCTCTGTTTGCTCTTTCGTTCTGGAGTTTTCATTTTGCGAGCTTGTGTGCTTTTGGCCTCCTTGCATATGTTGGTTACATTATCTATGCCTTCCCATCGTTGTTCCGCTTGCACAGATTAAACGGCCTTCTGCTTGTATTTATACTCTTATGGGCTGTCAGTACGTACATATTCAATGTAGCATTTTCTTTTCTGAACACTAAGACTGGAAag GACATGAAAATTTGGGAGATGGTGGGACTTTGGCATTACACTATACCTGGATTCTTTTTGCTTGCACAATTTGGTTTGGGAATGTTGGTTGCGTTGGGTAATCTTGTGAACAACTCTGTTTTTCTCTACCTGTCTGAAGAGAGCTCCAGATCTTCCAATGACAGATCTTATGCTGAAG CTGATGAAGAAACAAAGGTGTTGGTTGTCGCAACCATTGCTTGGGGATTGCGGAAATGTTCACGGGCTATTATGCTCGCACTGATTTTCCTCATTGCCATGAAGCCTGGGTTTGTCCATGCAGTGTATG TGATATTCTTCCTGATGTATCTGCTGAGCCACAACATCAACAGAAAGATACGCAAGTCACTGATTCTTCTATGCGAAGTTCATTTTGCACTTCTCTACATTCTTGAGATCGACCTTGTGTCGAACTCCTTAAAGCGGCAAGGCTCTGTGAGCAGAGATATTCTGTTTCAGTTAG GTCTCCTTAGGTCTGAAAGCTCTTGGGATTTCTTGGAGATAGCCTTGCTTGCTTGCTTCTGTGCTATCCATAATCATGGTTTTGAGGTGCTATTTTCCTTCTCAGCAATTGTACGACACACACCAAGCCCTCCAATTGGATTTAGCATATTGAAAGCTGGTCTCAACAAATCAGTTCTCTTGTCCGTCTACTCATCGCCATCTTCAAGTTATAGCCAAGATAATACTACTTATG AGAGACACATTGCTTCATTTCTGAGTGCGATTGGGCAAAAGTTTCTGTCTATGTACCGATCATGTGGAACATACATTGCCTTCGTCACTATTCTCATAAGTGTATACCTGGTGAAACCCAATTATGTATCGTTTGGATACATTTTCCTTCTCTTGTTCTGGATTACTGGAAGACAAATGTTTGAGGAAACTAAGAGACGCTTGTGGTTCCCTTTGAAAGCATATGCGGTTTTAGTGTTTATGTTTATCTACTGCTTAAGTAGCTTTGTCAGCTTCCAGCTCTGGTTATCTGGATTTATTGATCTATACTTTTATTTAGGCTACAACTCTGAAGCACCATTGCTGGATAACGTATGGGAATCTCTTGCTGTGTTGATCGTGATGCAACTTTACAGCTATGAAAGGAGGCAGAATGGACATTACATTCCAGGTCAATCTAGTTTGGTTCATCCTGGagtttttggttttcttgagAGGTTTTTGGTATGGCATGGTCAGAAGATCTTGTTCGCGGCATTGTTTTATGCATCATTGTCTCCAATCAGTGTGTTTGGATTTGTATATCTCCTCGGCCTTGTCATCTGCACAACCTTCCCAAAGTCTTCTTCAGTACCATCCAAATCATTTTTGATCTATACTGGATTTCTCGTGTCTGCTGAGTATCTTTTCCAACTGTGGGGCATGCAAGCTCAGATGTTCCCTGGGCAAAAATATGCGGAGTTGTCTTTCTACTTGGGCCTTCGAGTATATGAACCTGGATTTTGGGGTATAGAATCAGGTCTACGAGGCAAAGTGCTGGTTGTCGCTGCCTGTACTCTGCAGTACAATGTATTTCGTTGGCTAGAAAGGACACCTGGTTTAACTATTATCAAAGGAAAATATGAAGAGCCTTGTCCCCTATTTGTCTCTGCAGAAGGCACAACTGCAAGTGTTTCCAGTTCTAATGGTGAAAACCCATCTTCCATAGATCATGCTTCTATATCAATTAAACAAGGCGAGGCTACTAGTAACTCATGGCCTTTCTTCTCTCCCCGTGATAATCAGGCAGCTGGTTTCTTGCATCCCAAGACTGAAGGCTCTGAAAGTGGCAGTAGTAAGAAATTTTCATTTGGTCATTTCTGGGGAAGCATCAAAGAGAGTCACAAGTGGAACAAGAGGCGGATTCTGGCATTGAAGAAGGAGAGGTTTGAGACGCAGAAGAATCTGttaaatatttacttgaagTTTTGGATTGAGAACATGTTTAACCTCTATGGCCTTGAGATAAACATGATAGCGCTGCTTGTTGCAAGTTTTGCTTTGCTGAATGCCATCTCCTTGGTATATATTGCGCTGCTTGCTGCGTGTGTCCTCTTGAGAAGACGCCTAATTCAGAAACTATGGCCTGTCGTTGTTTTTCTGTTTGCATCAATTCTCGCAATTGAATACGTTGCCACGTGGAATAACTTATTGCCTTTAGATCAGGATCCAAGTGAAACTAGCGTGCATTGCCATGATTGCTGGAGTATTGCAGCTGTCTACTTAAAATTTTGCCGGGACTGCTGGCTGG gAGTGAGAGTTGACGATCCCCGGACCCTTATTAGCTATTTCGTGGTGTTCATGCTTGCCTGTTTTAAACTTCGGGCTGATCAGATATCTAGTTTCTCAGAGTCATCGACATATCATCAGATGAAGTCTCAGAGAAAGAACTCATTTGTCTGGAGAGATCTCTCCTTCGAAACAAAGAGCATGTGGACCGTGCTTGATTACCTGAGGCTTTATTGTTACGTCCATCTGTTGGATGTTGTGCTTATTCTGATTCTAATCACAGGAACTCTCGAGTATGACATTCTACACCTGGGCTATCTTGCATTCGCACTTGTTTTTGCCCGGATGCGACTTGAAatactgaagaagaagaacaaaatatTCAGGTTCTTGCGGGTGTACAATTTTGTTCTCATCATCTTTTCTCTCGCATATCAGTCTCCATTTGTTGGAAACTTCAATGATGGAAAGTGTGAAACGGTTGATTATATTTACGAGGTGATTGGATTTTACAAGTATGACTACGGGTTTCGAATCACTGCAAGATCTGCTCTCGTTGAGATCATCATATTTATGTTAGTATCTCTTCAGTCCTACATGTTTTCCTCCCAGGAGTTTGATTATGTCTCGCGGTATCTTGAAGCGGAGCAAATTGGTGCTATTGTGCGGGAGCAAGAGAAGAAAGCTGCACGAAAGACCGAGCAACTGCAACAGATTCGTGAGGCTGAAGAAAAGAAACGGCAGCGGAATTTGCAGGTGGAAAAGATGAAGTCAGAAATGCTGAACCTGCGGGTACAGCTTCACAGAATGAATTCTGATTCTAATTTTGGGTTTGCTTCTCCGCGCACTGAAGGTCTACGAAGGAGGAGGAGTTCGTATCTAATTCCAGATAGTGGTGCAGCCAGTCCGGAGATTGACGGAGTGGTCCACAGGAAAGAAGGCCAGCCTATTGACGAGGATACACAGTATCCTTTTGAAGCTCATGAGCTTCCTATGAGTGCCACGCCAGAAGCACCAGATTCTCCAGAGTGTTCATTTGGAGCATCTCCTTGTGAGATCACTGAAATTCAACACAATGCTGATGTCATGTCTACGGAGcgtgaaataaaagaaaagtcaGAAGGAAAAGATAATGCCTTGATTTCTGCTGTGCAACTCATCGGTGATGGCGTTTCCCAGGTGCAATTTATTGGAAATCAGGCAGTAAATAACCTTGcgaatttcttaaacatctcACCAGAAAATTCAGATATAAATGAGCAGTCCTCTGTTGATGATGAGGTGTATGATGAGATGGAAAGCCAGAATAGAATACACAAACCTTTTGAACGGTCAACATCTCTACAATCAGACAGGAGTAGTGATGGCGCTAGCTTTCAGATAGGAAGGATCCTTCGTCATATATGGTCTAGGATGCAGTCCAACAATGACATTGTTTGCTATTGCTGCTTCATTATTGCGTTTCTGTGGAACTTCAGTCTTCTTTCCATGGTCTATCTAGCAGCGCTGTTCCTATACGCCCTCTGCGTTCACACTGGACCTACTCACATCTTCTGGGTCGTCATGCTAATGTACACAGAAATCTATATCCTCCTCCAGTACTTATACCAGATTATAATCCAGCACTGTGGGTTGAGTATTGACGCACCACTTCTTCAAGAACTGGGATTTCCAACGCAAAGAATCAAATCATCGTTTGTTGTCAGCTCGTTGCCTCTCTTCCTTGTTTATATATCCACTCTCATACAGAGTGTTataacagtgaaagatggtgactGGGTTCCTTCTGCTGATTTCGCTTCTCGCCGGAATGCCCGTGGGAGCCAGAAGGACCTTACAAGAATTAACTGGAGCCTGAGAGTTTGGGATGTGTACAAGAAGCTGAGAGATGGTGTGAAATTGGTGATCAGAAGCATGTATCGGTACTGGATCTCTCTGACACGTGGAGCAGAATCCCCTCCTTACTTTGTTCAGGTGACAATGGATGTTCACATGTGGCCTGAAGATGGAATTCAACCTGAAAGAGTTGAATGCAGAATGAATCAGTTGCTTAGGCTTGTCCATAATGAGAGATGCGAGAAGGGAAACCCTGATCTTTGTCCTTACTCTAGCAGGGTCCACGTACAAAGTATAGAGAGAAGTACAGAGACCCCAAACGAGGCCTTGGTTGTGCTCGAGGTTGAGTACGCGTCTCCCACGAATGGGTGTTCTACAGCAGAATGGTACAAATCACTAACACCAGCCTCGGATGTGGCGAAAGAGATTCGTAAAGCTCAACATAGTGGACTTGGTGAAGGAACTGGGTTTCCGTACCCCATTCTCTCTGTGATTGGCGGAGGAAAGAGAGAAACAGACCTCTATGCCTACATATTTGGTGCTGATTTGATGGTCTTCTTTCTGGTTGCCATTTTCTACCAATCCGTCATCAAAAATAAAAGCGAGTTTATCGATGTATATCAGCTAGTGGACCAGTTCCCATTTGACTTTGTCATTATTCTAATG GTTATCTTCTTCCTGATTGTTGTTGATCGGGTCATCTATCTTTGCTCCTTTGCGACTGGAAAAGTGGTGTACTACCTCTTCAGTCTTATTCTCTTCACATATGCAGTGACAGAGTATGCTTGGAGCATATATCCTACGCAGCAGCATGCTGCTGGCTTGGCTCTCAGATTCATATTTCTTGCCAAAGCAATGTCACTAGCTCTCCAGGCCATACAAATCCGCTATGGGCTACCTCATAAGAGCACCTTATATCGGCAGTTTTTGACAAGTGAAGTTTCACGGATCAATTACTATGGCTACAGACTTTACCGTGCTCTTCCTTTTCTGTATGAATTGAGATGTGTACTTGACTGGTCCTGCACAGCGACATCACTGACTATGTATGACTGGCTCAAG TTGGAAGATGTAAATGCGAGTCTGTACCTTGTCAAATGCGATACAGTTTTAAATCGTGCTACACACAAACATGGAGAGAGGCAAACAAAAATGACTAAATGCTGCAACGGGATATGTCTGTTCTTCATCTTGTTATGCGTTATCTGGGCTCCTATGCTG ATGTATAGCAGTGGTAACCCAACAAACATCGCAAATCCGATAAAAGATGCGAGCGTTCAGATTGATATAAAAACAGCTGGTGGAAAGCTTACTTTGTACCAAACAACCCTGTGCGAGAGAATTTCAGGGGATAACATTGATCTCGGGCTAGATCTCGGGTCCCAAAGCTTCTTGCCAACGTACAACAAAAATGACATCCAGCTGATATGCTGCCAAGCTGATGCAAGCGTTTTGTGGCTTGTCCCTGACACAGTTGTGACCAGATTCATTCAGTCCCTCGACTGGGACACAGATATGGACATCACCTTTTCTTGGCTTCTTAACAGAGACCGACCTAAAGGTAAGGAGACTGTCAAGTACGAAAGAAGTGTGGACCCTCAGGACCTTCCAAAACGCTCTGATGTGCAAATGGTTCTCAACGGCTCAATGGATGGATTTAGAGTGCATAACTTGTACCCAAAGTTTTTCCGTGTTACTGGTTCTGGTGATGTCAGGTCTTTTGAAGACCag ACGGATGAAGTGAGTGCAGACATACTCATGAACCATGCAGATACCAAGTGGTGGTGGTCATTCCATAATCTTAAGGCGTCTGAAAATATTAGCGCTTGCGAGGGTATGGATGGACCAGTTGCTATCATAATGTCTGAGGAAACTCCCCCAC AGGGGTTTCTGGGTGACACGCTCAGCAAATTCAGTATATGGGGACTCTATATAACATTTGTACTAGCAGTCGGGCGTTTCATCAGGCTTCAATGCTCTGACCTGCGTATGAGAATACCATACGAGAACCTCCCTTCGTGTGACAG ATTAATAGCAATATGTGAAGACTTATACGCGGCGAGAGCAGAGGGTGAGCTTGGAGTAGAAGAAGTTCTATACTGGACCCTTGTGAAGATCTATAGATCTCCACACATGCTGCTTGAGTATACAAAGCTAGACTACGATGCTTAG